A genomic region of Trifolium pratense cultivar HEN17-A07 linkage group LG3, ARS_RC_1.1, whole genome shotgun sequence contains the following coding sequences:
- the LOC123915582 gene encoding DNA (cytosine-5)-methyltransferase CMT3-like isoform X3 yields MASKRKTRSSSTSSGDVVVLTADSNSANTQTKSTKKTRSSSSGNAQKKSRKKTNLDTASSAVETNQASETVPVIVDGNDEEDEVSSSRFLGDPVPDEEAKLRWPKRYQEKEKKSTGSRSNSSDDEEIIRARCHYTSAEVDESVIYKLFDDAHVQGPEGGDHYICKIIEMFEAIDGRLYFTAQWYYRAKDTAIKDLGYLIEPKRVFFSEVQDTNPLDCLVEKLNIARLQLNVDFDAMKEVIPPCDYYCDTLYLLPYLTFVKLPSETEVNGRYEVNSKNANVDISEERKEPELKLLDLYSGCGAMSTGLCQGGILSGSNIVTRWAVDLNQHACESLKLNHPETEVRNESAEIFLSLLKEWEKLCCYFSLIDSNVPHDEYLNLFSAEEEDEEADGTDCEESNNEEIFEVAEVHDIRFAEANKENKPGLYFKVSWKGYESDEDSWEPIDGLSNCKERIKDFVIRGFKSNILPLPGYVDVVCGGPPCQGISGFNRFRNNKNPLQDEKNQQLVVFMDIVSYLRPRFTLMENVVDLVKFSNGFLGRYALGRLVQMKYQSRLGIMAAGAYGLPQFRLRVFIWGAAPSEKLPQFPLPTHDVIVRGFVPSEFEGSTVAYNEGHTVHLQNKLILKDAIFDLPQIENSEIRDEIEYDKPPETEFQQFIRLSKSEMLGISNEMKSSKSFLHDHRSLQLNTDDYQRVCRIPKTKGACFRDLPCVRVRDNVVELNPDVKREYLPSGKPLVPDYAISFVGGTSRLPFARLSWDETVPTVVTRAEPHNQKILHPDQDRVLSIRENARLQGFPDFYKLCGPVKQRYMQVGNAVAVPVARALGYCLGRAFQGASDDESLYTLPDKFPMIKGQISSKI; encoded by the exons ATGGCTAGTAAGCGCAAAACTAGGTCATCCTCCACCTCCTCCGGTGACGTCGTAGTCCTTACAGCCGATTCAAATTCCGCCAACACTCAaactaaatcaacaaaaaagaCTAGGTCATCCTCCTCCGGCAACGCTCAGAAAAAATCTAGGAAGAAGACGAATCTGGATACTGCTTCTTCTGCTGTGGAAACGAATCAAGCAAGTGAAACTGTTCCAGTGATAGTTGACGGTAACGATGAGGAAGATGAAGTTTCGAGCTCCAGATTTCTTGGAGATCCGGTTCCTGACGAGGAAGCTAAACTGCGCTGGCCAAAACGGTACCAAGAGAAG gAAAAGAAATCCACGGGTTCACGGTCTAATAG TAGTGATGATGAGGAAATTATTCGAGCTCGGTGTCACTACACTTCAGCTGAAGTTGACGAGAGTGTGATTTACAAACTCTTTGATGACGCTCATGTGCAA gGGCCGGAAGGAGGTGACCATTACATTTGTAAAATCATTGAGATGTTTGAGGCGATTGATGGGCGATTGTACTTCACTGCACAATGGTATTATAGAGCAAAGGACACG GCCATTAAAGACCTTGGATATCTTATTGAACCGAAGCGAGTTTTCTTTTCGGAAGTCCAGGATACTAACCCATTAGATTGTCTTGTTGAAAAGTTAAACATTGCCAGATTACAGCTAAAT gTGGATTTTGATGCAATGAAGGAAGTTATTCCACCTTGTGATTATTACTGTGATACACTCTATCTTCTGCCTTACCTCACATTTGTTAAATTACCATCag AAACTGAAGTGAATGGAAGATACGAGGTTAACTCTAAAAATGCAAACGTTGATATTAGTGAAGAAAGGAAAGAACCAGAGCTGAAGTTGCTTGATTTGTATTCTGGATGTGGGGCAATGTCAACTGGATTGTGTCAAGGTGGAATTCTGTCCGGTTCGAATATTGTTACG AGATGGGCAGTTGATCTTAACCAACATGCTTGTGAGAGTCTTAAACTAAACCATCCGGAAACTGAG GTTCGAAATGAAAGCGCAGAAATTTTCCTCTCATTGTTGAAAGAATGGGAGAAACTTTGTTGTTATTTCTCTTTGATCGATAGCAATGTGCCACATGACGAATACTTAAACCTCTTTAGTGCGGAAGAGGAAGATGAAGAGGCTGATGGGACTGATTGCGAAGAGAGTAACAATGAGGAAATCTTTGAAGTTGCAGAAGTGCACGATATACGTTTTGCTGAGGCAAATAAGGAAAACAAACCTGGGTTATACTTTAAG GTTTCATGGAAGGGCTACGAATCTGATGAAGATAGCTGGGAACCCATTGATGGTTTGAG TAATTGTAAGGAAAGGATAAAAGATTTTGTGATTCGTGGCTTCAAGTCAAACATTCTACCATTGCCA GGATATGTGGATGTAGTATGCGGCGGACCTCCATGTCAAGGAATAAGTGGGTTCAACCGTTTTAGGAACAATAAAAATCCCTTACAAGACGAAAAGAATCAACAACTTGTTGTTTTTATGGACATTGTTAGTTATCTTCGACCGAGATTTACATTGATGGAGAACGTAGTCGATCTCGTAAAATTTTCAAACGGCTTTCTTGGAAGATATGCATTGGGCCGATTAGTGCAAATGAAATATCAAAGCCGTTTGGGAATTATGGCAGCCGGAGCTTACGGGCTTCCTCAATTTCGACTACGTGTCTTCATATGGGGGGCTGCACCTTCGGAG AAGCTGCCTCAGTTTCCTCTTCCAACTCACGATGTTATAGTAAGAGGTTTTGTTCCTTCAGAGTTTGAG GGCAGCACGGTTGCTTATAATGAAGGGCATACTGTTCATCTGCAAAACAAACTTATATTGAAAGATGCTATTTTTGACCTACCTCAg ATTGAGAATAGTGAGATTCGGGATGAAATTGAATATGACAAACCTCCTGAGACAGAGTTCCAACAGTTCATCAGATTAAGCAAAAGTG AAATGTTGGGTATTTCAAATGAGATGAAGTCTTCAAAGTCATTCCTTCATGATCACCGTTCTTTACAACTGAATACCGATGATTATCAACGCGTGTGTCGGATCCCAAAGACGAAG gGAGCATGCTTTAGAGATTTACCTTGTGTTCGTGTGCGGGACAATGTAGTCGAATTGAATCCTGATGTCAAGCGTGAATATTTGCCTTCGGGAAAGCCACTG GTTCCGGATTATGCGATTTCTTTTGTGGGTGGAACTTCACGATT gCCTTTTGCTCGATTATCGTGGGATGAAACTGTTCCAACTGTTGTCACAAGAGCAGAACCTCATAATCAg AAAATTTTGCATCCAGATCAAGATAGAGTATTATCAATACGTGAAAATGCCAGACTTCAAGGTTTTCCCGATTTCTATAAGCTATGTGGACCTGTCAAACAAAG gtACATGCAAGTTGGGAATGCAGTTGCGGTTCCAGTTGCTCGAGCTTTAGGATATTGTCTTGGCCGTGCATTTCAAGGTGCTTCTGATGATGAGTCATTGTACACCTTGCCCGATAAGTTTCCTATGATCAAAGGACAAATTTCCTCTAAAATCTGA
- the LOC123915582 gene encoding DNA (cytosine-5)-methyltransferase CMT3-like isoform X2: MASKRKTRSSSTSSGDVVVLTADSNSANTQTKSTKKTRSSSSGNAQKKSRKKTNLDTASSAVETNQASETVPVIVDGNDEEDEVSSSRFLGDPVPDEEAKLRWPKRYQEKEKKSTGSRSNSDDEEIIRARCHYTSAEVDESVIYKLFDDAHVQGPEGGDHYICKIIEMFEAIDGRLYFTAQWYYRAKDTAIKDLGYLIEPKRVFFSEVQDTNPLDCLVEKLNIARLQLNVDFDAMKEVIPPCDYYCDTLYLLPYLTFVKLPSETIENGSESSSTISSETEVNGRYEVNSKNANVDISEERKEPELKLLDLYSGCGAMSTGLCQGGILSGSNIVTRWAVDLNQHACESLKLNHPETEVRNESAEIFLSLLKEWEKLCCYFSLIDSNVPHDEYLNLFSAEEEDEEADGTDCEESNNEEIFEVAEVHDIRFAEANKENKPGLYFKVSWKGYESDEDSWEPIDGLSNCKERIKDFVIRGFKSNILPLPGYVDVVCGGPPCQGISGFNRFRNNKNPLQDEKNQQLVVFMDIVSYLRPRFTLMENVVDLVKFSNGFLGRYALGRLVQMKYQSRLGIMAAGAYGLPQFRLRVFIWGAAPSEKLPQFPLPTHDVIVRGFVPSEFEGSTVAYNEGHTVHLQNKLILKDAIFDLPQIENSEIRDEIEYDKPPETEFQQFIRLSKSEMLGISNEMKSSKSFLHDHRSLQLNTDDYQRVCRIPKTKGACFRDLPCVRVRDNVVELNPDVKREYLPSGKPLVPDYAISFVGGTSRLPFARLSWDETVPTVVTRAEPHNQKILHPDQDRVLSIRENARLQGFPDFYKLCGPVKQRYMQVGNAVAVPVARALGYCLGRAFQGASDDESLYTLPDKFPMIKGQISSKI, translated from the exons ATGGCTAGTAAGCGCAAAACTAGGTCATCCTCCACCTCCTCCGGTGACGTCGTAGTCCTTACAGCCGATTCAAATTCCGCCAACACTCAaactaaatcaacaaaaaagaCTAGGTCATCCTCCTCCGGCAACGCTCAGAAAAAATCTAGGAAGAAGACGAATCTGGATACTGCTTCTTCTGCTGTGGAAACGAATCAAGCAAGTGAAACTGTTCCAGTGATAGTTGACGGTAACGATGAGGAAGATGAAGTTTCGAGCTCCAGATTTCTTGGAGATCCGGTTCCTGACGAGGAAGCTAAACTGCGCTGGCCAAAACGGTACCAAGAGAAG gAAAAGAAATCCACGGGTTCACGGTCTAATAG TGATGATGAGGAAATTATTCGAGCTCGGTGTCACTACACTTCAGCTGAAGTTGACGAGAGTGTGATTTACAAACTCTTTGATGACGCTCATGTGCAA gGGCCGGAAGGAGGTGACCATTACATTTGTAAAATCATTGAGATGTTTGAGGCGATTGATGGGCGATTGTACTTCACTGCACAATGGTATTATAGAGCAAAGGACACG GCCATTAAAGACCTTGGATATCTTATTGAACCGAAGCGAGTTTTCTTTTCGGAAGTCCAGGATACTAACCCATTAGATTGTCTTGTTGAAAAGTTAAACATTGCCAGATTACAGCTAAAT gTGGATTTTGATGCAATGAAGGAAGTTATTCCACCTTGTGATTATTACTGTGATACACTCTATCTTCTGCCTTACCTCACATTTGTTAAATTACCATCag AAACTATAGAAAATGGCAGTGAGTCTTCATCCACCATTTCTTCAGAAACTGAAGTGAATGGAAGATACGAGGTTAACTCTAAAAATGCAAACGTTGATATTAGTGAAGAAAGGAAAGAACCAGAGCTGAAGTTGCTTGATTTGTATTCTGGATGTGGGGCAATGTCAACTGGATTGTGTCAAGGTGGAATTCTGTCCGGTTCGAATATTGTTACG AGATGGGCAGTTGATCTTAACCAACATGCTTGTGAGAGTCTTAAACTAAACCATCCGGAAACTGAG GTTCGAAATGAAAGCGCAGAAATTTTCCTCTCATTGTTGAAAGAATGGGAGAAACTTTGTTGTTATTTCTCTTTGATCGATAGCAATGTGCCACATGACGAATACTTAAACCTCTTTAGTGCGGAAGAGGAAGATGAAGAGGCTGATGGGACTGATTGCGAAGAGAGTAACAATGAGGAAATCTTTGAAGTTGCAGAAGTGCACGATATACGTTTTGCTGAGGCAAATAAGGAAAACAAACCTGGGTTATACTTTAAG GTTTCATGGAAGGGCTACGAATCTGATGAAGATAGCTGGGAACCCATTGATGGTTTGAG TAATTGTAAGGAAAGGATAAAAGATTTTGTGATTCGTGGCTTCAAGTCAAACATTCTACCATTGCCA GGATATGTGGATGTAGTATGCGGCGGACCTCCATGTCAAGGAATAAGTGGGTTCAACCGTTTTAGGAACAATAAAAATCCCTTACAAGACGAAAAGAATCAACAACTTGTTGTTTTTATGGACATTGTTAGTTATCTTCGACCGAGATTTACATTGATGGAGAACGTAGTCGATCTCGTAAAATTTTCAAACGGCTTTCTTGGAAGATATGCATTGGGCCGATTAGTGCAAATGAAATATCAAAGCCGTTTGGGAATTATGGCAGCCGGAGCTTACGGGCTTCCTCAATTTCGACTACGTGTCTTCATATGGGGGGCTGCACCTTCGGAG AAGCTGCCTCAGTTTCCTCTTCCAACTCACGATGTTATAGTAAGAGGTTTTGTTCCTTCAGAGTTTGAG GGCAGCACGGTTGCTTATAATGAAGGGCATACTGTTCATCTGCAAAACAAACTTATATTGAAAGATGCTATTTTTGACCTACCTCAg ATTGAGAATAGTGAGATTCGGGATGAAATTGAATATGACAAACCTCCTGAGACAGAGTTCCAACAGTTCATCAGATTAAGCAAAAGTG AAATGTTGGGTATTTCAAATGAGATGAAGTCTTCAAAGTCATTCCTTCATGATCACCGTTCTTTACAACTGAATACCGATGATTATCAACGCGTGTGTCGGATCCCAAAGACGAAG gGAGCATGCTTTAGAGATTTACCTTGTGTTCGTGTGCGGGACAATGTAGTCGAATTGAATCCTGATGTCAAGCGTGAATATTTGCCTTCGGGAAAGCCACTG GTTCCGGATTATGCGATTTCTTTTGTGGGTGGAACTTCACGATT gCCTTTTGCTCGATTATCGTGGGATGAAACTGTTCCAACTGTTGTCACAAGAGCAGAACCTCATAATCAg AAAATTTTGCATCCAGATCAAGATAGAGTATTATCAATACGTGAAAATGCCAGACTTCAAGGTTTTCCCGATTTCTATAAGCTATGTGGACCTGTCAAACAAAG gtACATGCAAGTTGGGAATGCAGTTGCGGTTCCAGTTGCTCGAGCTTTAGGATATTGTCTTGGCCGTGCATTTCAAGGTGCTTCTGATGATGAGTCATTGTACACCTTGCCCGATAAGTTTCCTATGATCAAAGGACAAATTTCCTCTAAAATCTGA
- the LOC123915582 gene encoding DNA (cytosine-5)-methyltransferase CMT3-like isoform X1 — MASKRKTRSSSTSSGDVVVLTADSNSANTQTKSTKKTRSSSSGNAQKKSRKKTNLDTASSAVETNQASETVPVIVDGNDEEDEVSSSRFLGDPVPDEEAKLRWPKRYQEKEKKSTGSRSNSSDDEEIIRARCHYTSAEVDESVIYKLFDDAHVQGPEGGDHYICKIIEMFEAIDGRLYFTAQWYYRAKDTAIKDLGYLIEPKRVFFSEVQDTNPLDCLVEKLNIARLQLNVDFDAMKEVIPPCDYYCDTLYLLPYLTFVKLPSETIENGSESSSTISSETEVNGRYEVNSKNANVDISEERKEPELKLLDLYSGCGAMSTGLCQGGILSGSNIVTRWAVDLNQHACESLKLNHPETEVRNESAEIFLSLLKEWEKLCCYFSLIDSNVPHDEYLNLFSAEEEDEEADGTDCEESNNEEIFEVAEVHDIRFAEANKENKPGLYFKVSWKGYESDEDSWEPIDGLSNCKERIKDFVIRGFKSNILPLPGYVDVVCGGPPCQGISGFNRFRNNKNPLQDEKNQQLVVFMDIVSYLRPRFTLMENVVDLVKFSNGFLGRYALGRLVQMKYQSRLGIMAAGAYGLPQFRLRVFIWGAAPSEKLPQFPLPTHDVIVRGFVPSEFEGSTVAYNEGHTVHLQNKLILKDAIFDLPQIENSEIRDEIEYDKPPETEFQQFIRLSKSEMLGISNEMKSSKSFLHDHRSLQLNTDDYQRVCRIPKTKGACFRDLPCVRVRDNVVELNPDVKREYLPSGKPLVPDYAISFVGGTSRLPFARLSWDETVPTVVTRAEPHNQKILHPDQDRVLSIRENARLQGFPDFYKLCGPVKQRYMQVGNAVAVPVARALGYCLGRAFQGASDDESLYTLPDKFPMIKGQISSKI; from the exons ATGGCTAGTAAGCGCAAAACTAGGTCATCCTCCACCTCCTCCGGTGACGTCGTAGTCCTTACAGCCGATTCAAATTCCGCCAACACTCAaactaaatcaacaaaaaagaCTAGGTCATCCTCCTCCGGCAACGCTCAGAAAAAATCTAGGAAGAAGACGAATCTGGATACTGCTTCTTCTGCTGTGGAAACGAATCAAGCAAGTGAAACTGTTCCAGTGATAGTTGACGGTAACGATGAGGAAGATGAAGTTTCGAGCTCCAGATTTCTTGGAGATCCGGTTCCTGACGAGGAAGCTAAACTGCGCTGGCCAAAACGGTACCAAGAGAAG gAAAAGAAATCCACGGGTTCACGGTCTAATAG TAGTGATGATGAGGAAATTATTCGAGCTCGGTGTCACTACACTTCAGCTGAAGTTGACGAGAGTGTGATTTACAAACTCTTTGATGACGCTCATGTGCAA gGGCCGGAAGGAGGTGACCATTACATTTGTAAAATCATTGAGATGTTTGAGGCGATTGATGGGCGATTGTACTTCACTGCACAATGGTATTATAGAGCAAAGGACACG GCCATTAAAGACCTTGGATATCTTATTGAACCGAAGCGAGTTTTCTTTTCGGAAGTCCAGGATACTAACCCATTAGATTGTCTTGTTGAAAAGTTAAACATTGCCAGATTACAGCTAAAT gTGGATTTTGATGCAATGAAGGAAGTTATTCCACCTTGTGATTATTACTGTGATACACTCTATCTTCTGCCTTACCTCACATTTGTTAAATTACCATCag AAACTATAGAAAATGGCAGTGAGTCTTCATCCACCATTTCTTCAGAAACTGAAGTGAATGGAAGATACGAGGTTAACTCTAAAAATGCAAACGTTGATATTAGTGAAGAAAGGAAAGAACCAGAGCTGAAGTTGCTTGATTTGTATTCTGGATGTGGGGCAATGTCAACTGGATTGTGTCAAGGTGGAATTCTGTCCGGTTCGAATATTGTTACG AGATGGGCAGTTGATCTTAACCAACATGCTTGTGAGAGTCTTAAACTAAACCATCCGGAAACTGAG GTTCGAAATGAAAGCGCAGAAATTTTCCTCTCATTGTTGAAAGAATGGGAGAAACTTTGTTGTTATTTCTCTTTGATCGATAGCAATGTGCCACATGACGAATACTTAAACCTCTTTAGTGCGGAAGAGGAAGATGAAGAGGCTGATGGGACTGATTGCGAAGAGAGTAACAATGAGGAAATCTTTGAAGTTGCAGAAGTGCACGATATACGTTTTGCTGAGGCAAATAAGGAAAACAAACCTGGGTTATACTTTAAG GTTTCATGGAAGGGCTACGAATCTGATGAAGATAGCTGGGAACCCATTGATGGTTTGAG TAATTGTAAGGAAAGGATAAAAGATTTTGTGATTCGTGGCTTCAAGTCAAACATTCTACCATTGCCA GGATATGTGGATGTAGTATGCGGCGGACCTCCATGTCAAGGAATAAGTGGGTTCAACCGTTTTAGGAACAATAAAAATCCCTTACAAGACGAAAAGAATCAACAACTTGTTGTTTTTATGGACATTGTTAGTTATCTTCGACCGAGATTTACATTGATGGAGAACGTAGTCGATCTCGTAAAATTTTCAAACGGCTTTCTTGGAAGATATGCATTGGGCCGATTAGTGCAAATGAAATATCAAAGCCGTTTGGGAATTATGGCAGCCGGAGCTTACGGGCTTCCTCAATTTCGACTACGTGTCTTCATATGGGGGGCTGCACCTTCGGAG AAGCTGCCTCAGTTTCCTCTTCCAACTCACGATGTTATAGTAAGAGGTTTTGTTCCTTCAGAGTTTGAG GGCAGCACGGTTGCTTATAATGAAGGGCATACTGTTCATCTGCAAAACAAACTTATATTGAAAGATGCTATTTTTGACCTACCTCAg ATTGAGAATAGTGAGATTCGGGATGAAATTGAATATGACAAACCTCCTGAGACAGAGTTCCAACAGTTCATCAGATTAAGCAAAAGTG AAATGTTGGGTATTTCAAATGAGATGAAGTCTTCAAAGTCATTCCTTCATGATCACCGTTCTTTACAACTGAATACCGATGATTATCAACGCGTGTGTCGGATCCCAAAGACGAAG gGAGCATGCTTTAGAGATTTACCTTGTGTTCGTGTGCGGGACAATGTAGTCGAATTGAATCCTGATGTCAAGCGTGAATATTTGCCTTCGGGAAAGCCACTG GTTCCGGATTATGCGATTTCTTTTGTGGGTGGAACTTCACGATT gCCTTTTGCTCGATTATCGTGGGATGAAACTGTTCCAACTGTTGTCACAAGAGCAGAACCTCATAATCAg AAAATTTTGCATCCAGATCAAGATAGAGTATTATCAATACGTGAAAATGCCAGACTTCAAGGTTTTCCCGATTTCTATAAGCTATGTGGACCTGTCAAACAAAG gtACATGCAAGTTGGGAATGCAGTTGCGGTTCCAGTTGCTCGAGCTTTAGGATATTGTCTTGGCCGTGCATTTCAAGGTGCTTCTGATGATGAGTCATTGTACACCTTGCCCGATAAGTTTCCTATGATCAAAGGACAAATTTCCTCTAAAATCTGA
- the LOC123915582 gene encoding DNA (cytosine-5)-methyltransferase CMT3-like isoform X4 — translation MASKRKTRSSSTSSGDVVVLTADSNSANTQTKSTKKTRSSSSGNAQKKSRKKTNLDTASSAVETNQASETVPVIVDGNDEEDEVSSSRFLGDPVPDEEAKLRWPKRYQEKEKKSTGSRSNSDDEEIIRARCHYTSAEVDESVIYKLFDDAHVQGPEGGDHYICKIIEMFEAIDGRLYFTAQWYYRAKDTAIKDLGYLIEPKRVFFSEVQDTNPLDCLVEKLNIARLQLNVDFDAMKEVIPPCDYYCDTLYLLPYLTFVKLPSETEVNGRYEVNSKNANVDISEERKEPELKLLDLYSGCGAMSTGLCQGGILSGSNIVTRWAVDLNQHACESLKLNHPETEVRNESAEIFLSLLKEWEKLCCYFSLIDSNVPHDEYLNLFSAEEEDEEADGTDCEESNNEEIFEVAEVHDIRFAEANKENKPGLYFKVSWKGYESDEDSWEPIDGLSNCKERIKDFVIRGFKSNILPLPGYVDVVCGGPPCQGISGFNRFRNNKNPLQDEKNQQLVVFMDIVSYLRPRFTLMENVVDLVKFSNGFLGRYALGRLVQMKYQSRLGIMAAGAYGLPQFRLRVFIWGAAPSEKLPQFPLPTHDVIVRGFVPSEFEGSTVAYNEGHTVHLQNKLILKDAIFDLPQIENSEIRDEIEYDKPPETEFQQFIRLSKSEMLGISNEMKSSKSFLHDHRSLQLNTDDYQRVCRIPKTKGACFRDLPCVRVRDNVVELNPDVKREYLPSGKPLVPDYAISFVGGTSRLPFARLSWDETVPTVVTRAEPHNQKILHPDQDRVLSIRENARLQGFPDFYKLCGPVKQRYMQVGNAVAVPVARALGYCLGRAFQGASDDESLYTLPDKFPMIKGQISSKI, via the exons ATGGCTAGTAAGCGCAAAACTAGGTCATCCTCCACCTCCTCCGGTGACGTCGTAGTCCTTACAGCCGATTCAAATTCCGCCAACACTCAaactaaatcaacaaaaaagaCTAGGTCATCCTCCTCCGGCAACGCTCAGAAAAAATCTAGGAAGAAGACGAATCTGGATACTGCTTCTTCTGCTGTGGAAACGAATCAAGCAAGTGAAACTGTTCCAGTGATAGTTGACGGTAACGATGAGGAAGATGAAGTTTCGAGCTCCAGATTTCTTGGAGATCCGGTTCCTGACGAGGAAGCTAAACTGCGCTGGCCAAAACGGTACCAAGAGAAG gAAAAGAAATCCACGGGTTCACGGTCTAATAG TGATGATGAGGAAATTATTCGAGCTCGGTGTCACTACACTTCAGCTGAAGTTGACGAGAGTGTGATTTACAAACTCTTTGATGACGCTCATGTGCAA gGGCCGGAAGGAGGTGACCATTACATTTGTAAAATCATTGAGATGTTTGAGGCGATTGATGGGCGATTGTACTTCACTGCACAATGGTATTATAGAGCAAAGGACACG GCCATTAAAGACCTTGGATATCTTATTGAACCGAAGCGAGTTTTCTTTTCGGAAGTCCAGGATACTAACCCATTAGATTGTCTTGTTGAAAAGTTAAACATTGCCAGATTACAGCTAAAT gTGGATTTTGATGCAATGAAGGAAGTTATTCCACCTTGTGATTATTACTGTGATACACTCTATCTTCTGCCTTACCTCACATTTGTTAAATTACCATCag AAACTGAAGTGAATGGAAGATACGAGGTTAACTCTAAAAATGCAAACGTTGATATTAGTGAAGAAAGGAAAGAACCAGAGCTGAAGTTGCTTGATTTGTATTCTGGATGTGGGGCAATGTCAACTGGATTGTGTCAAGGTGGAATTCTGTCCGGTTCGAATATTGTTACG AGATGGGCAGTTGATCTTAACCAACATGCTTGTGAGAGTCTTAAACTAAACCATCCGGAAACTGAG GTTCGAAATGAAAGCGCAGAAATTTTCCTCTCATTGTTGAAAGAATGGGAGAAACTTTGTTGTTATTTCTCTTTGATCGATAGCAATGTGCCACATGACGAATACTTAAACCTCTTTAGTGCGGAAGAGGAAGATGAAGAGGCTGATGGGACTGATTGCGAAGAGAGTAACAATGAGGAAATCTTTGAAGTTGCAGAAGTGCACGATATACGTTTTGCTGAGGCAAATAAGGAAAACAAACCTGGGTTATACTTTAAG GTTTCATGGAAGGGCTACGAATCTGATGAAGATAGCTGGGAACCCATTGATGGTTTGAG TAATTGTAAGGAAAGGATAAAAGATTTTGTGATTCGTGGCTTCAAGTCAAACATTCTACCATTGCCA GGATATGTGGATGTAGTATGCGGCGGACCTCCATGTCAAGGAATAAGTGGGTTCAACCGTTTTAGGAACAATAAAAATCCCTTACAAGACGAAAAGAATCAACAACTTGTTGTTTTTATGGACATTGTTAGTTATCTTCGACCGAGATTTACATTGATGGAGAACGTAGTCGATCTCGTAAAATTTTCAAACGGCTTTCTTGGAAGATATGCATTGGGCCGATTAGTGCAAATGAAATATCAAAGCCGTTTGGGAATTATGGCAGCCGGAGCTTACGGGCTTCCTCAATTTCGACTACGTGTCTTCATATGGGGGGCTGCACCTTCGGAG AAGCTGCCTCAGTTTCCTCTTCCAACTCACGATGTTATAGTAAGAGGTTTTGTTCCTTCAGAGTTTGAG GGCAGCACGGTTGCTTATAATGAAGGGCATACTGTTCATCTGCAAAACAAACTTATATTGAAAGATGCTATTTTTGACCTACCTCAg ATTGAGAATAGTGAGATTCGGGATGAAATTGAATATGACAAACCTCCTGAGACAGAGTTCCAACAGTTCATCAGATTAAGCAAAAGTG AAATGTTGGGTATTTCAAATGAGATGAAGTCTTCAAAGTCATTCCTTCATGATCACCGTTCTTTACAACTGAATACCGATGATTATCAACGCGTGTGTCGGATCCCAAAGACGAAG gGAGCATGCTTTAGAGATTTACCTTGTGTTCGTGTGCGGGACAATGTAGTCGAATTGAATCCTGATGTCAAGCGTGAATATTTGCCTTCGGGAAAGCCACTG GTTCCGGATTATGCGATTTCTTTTGTGGGTGGAACTTCACGATT gCCTTTTGCTCGATTATCGTGGGATGAAACTGTTCCAACTGTTGTCACAAGAGCAGAACCTCATAATCAg AAAATTTTGCATCCAGATCAAGATAGAGTATTATCAATACGTGAAAATGCCAGACTTCAAGGTTTTCCCGATTTCTATAAGCTATGTGGACCTGTCAAACAAAG gtACATGCAAGTTGGGAATGCAGTTGCGGTTCCAGTTGCTCGAGCTTTAGGATATTGTCTTGGCCGTGCATTTCAAGGTGCTTCTGATGATGAGTCATTGTACACCTTGCCCGATAAGTTTCCTATGATCAAAGGACAAATTTCCTCTAAAATCTGA